From Cohaesibacter gelatinilyticus, the proteins below share one genomic window:
- a CDS encoding NAD(P)H-dependent oxidoreductase, with amino-acid sequence MTIKRIYILNGHPAESSLSKLFAEKYSDAAEKAGHDLRITHLHDLDFDPDFENGGYKNVKPLEPDLEVVLDNLKWSEHVVVLTPMWWGGLPAKLKGLIDRILLPGEAFDTRNTSRLGLPSPLLKGRSARVIMTSDTPNWFFRFIYKYAMVHQLRGQILGFVGFKPTRITHFSGASHPEPATVEVWSKKISELGTQAA; translated from the coding sequence ATGACAATCAAACGCATTTACATTCTCAATGGGCATCCCGCCGAGTCCTCGCTTTCAAAGCTGTTTGCTGAGAAATACTCGGATGCTGCAGAAAAGGCTGGCCACGATTTACGGATCACTCATTTGCATGATCTGGATTTTGATCCTGATTTTGAAAATGGTGGATATAAGAACGTCAAACCACTGGAACCTGATCTTGAAGTGGTTTTGGATAATCTCAAATGGAGTGAGCATGTGGTGGTGCTGACGCCGATGTGGTGGGGCGGACTGCCAGCCAAACTCAAAGGGCTTATCGACCGGATCCTTCTGCCGGGTGAAGCATTTGATACACGTAACACATCCCGATTGGGCCTTCCTTCTCCGTTGCTAAAAGGACGGTCTGCGCGTGTGATAATGACATCAGATACGCCGAACTGGTTTTTCCGCTTTATCTATAAATACGCGATGGTGCATCAGTTGCGTGGACAAATACTTGGGTTTGTGGGTTTCAAACCCACACGCATCACTCACTTTTCAGGAGCCAGTCACCCGGAACCTGCGACAGTTGAGGTCTGGTCAAAAAAAATATCTGAACTTGGAACGCAAGCTGCCTAA
- a CDS encoding vWA domain-containing protein, which produces MLKKYSRPSLLLMTSSFLVLAIAMLAGSQLLESNKIEPSSGGTLSLSSEPVKPANDQYLNELKSPLPSTRVEMGKGTAQSHAPQRNLVGLFNMSGQQAGGMSRKARISSTDHMPAPPPTMLDRERFPDMEQNPLKQSLEDPVSTFSIDVDTASYSFVRSNLNAGRLPKPDAVRIEEMVNYFSYDYERPVSLERPFSSNISVMQTPWNKATRLLHIGIQGYKPDLASLPPQNLVFLIDTSGSMRAPNKLPLLQQSFRLLLSSLRPEDEVAIVTYAGSAGVLLEPTKVADKDLILSKLNQLGAGGSTAGQAGLKQAYAVASQMSGQGEEARVILATDGDFNVGLSDPESLKRYVSDQRKSGTALSVLGFGRGNYNDALMQTLAQNGNGVAAYIDTLSEARKVLVDQMVSSLVSIAQDVKIQVEFNPSKIAEYRLVGYETRALKNEDFNNDRVDAGDIGAGHTVTAIYEITPVGSPAVKLDERRYGANSPKKVSSDRSDELAFVKIRYKKPGQSHSNLISTPVLEEEQAINRTETRFAAAVAAFGQYLKGSKYLEDFSLTEIENLARANRGTDDFGYRAEFLNLVRQARIARR; this is translated from the coding sequence ATGTTGAAAAAATATTCCCGCCCGTCTCTGCTGCTGATGACATCCTCATTTCTGGTTCTGGCCATTGCCATGTTGGCCGGCTCTCAATTGCTGGAAAGCAACAAGATCGAACCGTCTTCCGGCGGGACGCTGTCCCTATCATCGGAGCCGGTGAAGCCGGCCAATGACCAATATCTGAACGAATTGAAGAGTCCCCTGCCTTCCACCCGTGTGGAAATGGGCAAGGGGACTGCTCAGAGCCATGCTCCGCAACGCAATCTTGTAGGTCTGTTCAATATGTCGGGACAGCAGGCGGGTGGTATGTCCAGAAAGGCTCGAATATCGAGCACCGATCACATGCCCGCACCGCCCCCCACCATGCTGGATCGCGAGCGCTTTCCTGATATGGAGCAAAATCCTCTCAAACAAAGTCTGGAAGATCCGGTTTCTACCTTTTCCATAGATGTCGATACCGCCTCTTATTCCTTTGTTCGCAGCAATCTGAATGCGGGGCGCTTGCCCAAGCCTGATGCGGTTCGCATTGAGGAAATGGTGAATTATTTTTCCTATGATTATGAGAGGCCAGTCTCTCTGGAGAGGCCTTTTTCATCGAATATATCGGTGATGCAGACCCCCTGGAACAAGGCTACCCGGCTGCTGCATATCGGTATTCAGGGCTATAAGCCTGATCTGGCCAGTCTGCCGCCACAGAATCTGGTCTTCCTGATTGATACGTCCGGGTCCATGAGAGCGCCAAACAAGTTGCCTTTGCTTCAGCAATCCTTCCGTCTGCTGTTGTCTTCATTGCGGCCGGAGGATGAGGTCGCCATCGTGACTTATGCGGGCAGTGCGGGTGTTTTGCTGGAACCTACGAAAGTTGCCGACAAGGATCTTATCCTGAGCAAACTGAACCAGTTGGGTGCGGGTGGCTCCACTGCCGGGCAGGCGGGTCTCAAGCAAGCCTATGCAGTGGCGAGCCAGATGAGTGGGCAGGGCGAAGAAGCGCGCGTGATCCTGGCCACCGATGGTGATTTCAATGTCGGTCTTTCCGATCCGGAAAGCTTGAAGCGCTATGTATCGGACCAACGCAAAAGCGGTACAGCCCTTTCCGTATTGGGATTTGGACGTGGCAATTATAATGATGCCTTGATGCAGACATTGGCACAGAATGGCAATGGTGTTGCTGCCTATATCGATACCTTGTCCGAGGCGCGCAAGGTGCTGGTGGATCAAATGGTCAGCTCTCTGGTTTCCATCGCACAGGATGTGAAAATCCAGGTGGAGTTCAATCCATCGAAAATTGCGGAATATCGACTGGTGGGTTACGAGACACGGGCGTTGAAGAATGAAGACTTCAACAATGATCGTGTTGACGCTGGCGATATCGGGGCCGGACATACGGTGACAGCTATCTATGAGATCACGCCGGTCGGGTCGCCAGCGGTTAAGCTTGATGAACGCCGCTATGGTGCAAACTCCCCGAAAAAGGTTTCATCCGACAGGAGCGATGAACTTGCTTTTGTCAAGATCCGTTACAAGAAACCCGGACAGTCGCACAGTAACCTGATCAGCACGCCTGTGCTGGAAGAGGAGCAGGCCATCAACCGCACCGAGACACGATTTGCGGCGGCTGTTGCAGCCTTTGGTCAATATCTGAAGGGAAGCAAATATCTCGAAGACTTCTCTCTGACCGAGATCGAAAATCTTGCCAGAGCCAATCGAGGGACGGATGATTTTGGTTATCGGGCGGAATTTCTCAATCTCGTTCGTCAGGCCCGGATAGCCCGGCGATAG
- a CDS encoding SRPBCC family protein translates to MSNEKKWVKIEREFDAPIETIWNMWTDPILFKAWYGPRGMSIPVAEMNVTVGGKRKICMEMTSPERSMKMWFTGIYKEVTRPHRLVYTESMCDEDGKLISPQSMGMPVDFPDITEVIVELSESDGKTLMIMVHVGVETGTAGAGGWNQAFDKLTEYLSAKDKAV, encoded by the coding sequence ATGAGCAATGAAAAGAAGTGGGTGAAAATTGAGCGCGAATTTGACGCTCCGATTGAAACTATCTGGAACATGTGGACAGATCCGATCTTGTTCAAGGCATGGTACGGCCCCCGTGGTATGTCGATACCAGTCGCGGAAATGAACGTCACCGTGGGCGGAAAACGCAAGATCTGCATGGAAATGACTTCTCCCGAGCGCTCCATGAAGATGTGGTTCACCGGCATTTACAAGGAAGTCACGCGTCCGCATCGCCTCGTCTATACCGAGAGCATGTGCGATGAGGACGGCAAACTCATCTCACCCCAGTCGATGGGCATGCCGGTTGATTTTCCCGACATCACGGAAGTAATCGTGGAACTATCTGAATCTGATGGAAAAACCTTGATGATCATGGTTCATGTCGGCGTCGAGACCGGAACAGCTGGTGCTGGCGGCTGGAACCAGGCATTCGACAAGCTGACCGAGTATCTTTCCGCAAAAGACAAGGCCGTCTGA
- a CDS encoding LysR family transcriptional regulator, giving the protein MFNSQLLRSLVHVVEAGSITKAAERLNLTQSAVSAQIQRLEEQANFVILERTTRTQKLTVKGELLLGYAKQIVALHEQAMLRLGSSDDLSGCIKLGCSEGFVANWLLPIVSSFNSEHPDVTIQVQLGLTTDLLPEAQEGGIDIVVGPTCKRIEGAEHLWSEPLIWAFASQREPDWSKPLPIAVFPEPCPYREVAIASLDKRGTNWQLSCTSPSLAGVQSAALAGLGVTPLTLSSLTKGLAPLPQNSLLPSLPEAHFAIVPSSRNLSRSARALVKIIRDSAYGLKFNSQ; this is encoded by the coding sequence ATGTTTAATTCTCAACTCCTTCGTAGTCTCGTTCATGTGGTTGAGGCAGGAAGCATCACAAAGGCCGCAGAGCGACTTAACCTCACGCAGTCAGCTGTCAGCGCCCAAATTCAAAGATTGGAAGAGCAGGCAAATTTTGTAATTCTGGAGCGAACAACCAGAACACAGAAGCTGACGGTGAAAGGAGAGCTTTTGCTCGGCTATGCGAAGCAAATCGTTGCCTTGCATGAACAGGCCATGCTTCGCCTCGGCTCCTCAGATGATCTTTCTGGATGTATCAAACTTGGCTGCTCCGAAGGTTTTGTTGCCAATTGGTTGTTGCCAATCGTTTCCTCGTTCAATTCAGAGCATCCGGATGTAACCATTCAAGTTCAACTGGGCTTGACCACAGACCTGCTCCCGGAGGCGCAGGAAGGTGGGATTGACATCGTTGTTGGTCCGACTTGCAAGAGAATTGAAGGTGCCGAACATTTATGGAGCGAGCCGCTTATTTGGGCGTTTGCGAGCCAGCGGGAACCTGATTGGAGCAAGCCTTTGCCAATTGCAGTTTTTCCTGAGCCGTGCCCGTATAGAGAAGTTGCTATTGCCAGTCTTGATAAGAGAGGCACGAACTGGCAACTTTCATGCACCAGTCCAAGTTTGGCGGGGGTTCAGTCTGCTGCTCTTGCAGGACTGGGCGTTACGCCGCTAACCTTGTCAAGCCTCACCAAGGGTCTGGCACCTCTTCCTCAGAATTCGCTCTTGCCTTCCTTGCCAGAGGCCCATTTTGCAATCGTCCCATCTTCAAGAAATCTGAGTAGATCTGCCAGGGCGCTTGTGAAAATCATAAGAGACTCTGCCTATGGCTTGAAATTTAACTCTCAATAA
- a CDS encoding sensor histidine kinase: protein MAVDLQPGRGIADLERHLSFHGDPSARLGTMLRRFRDGAFETEMKASPRYPNSAPIVWAAVEIVNATLDDGRAPDPFVVTLALALPTAVDIYVIRESGFTESLLNYTARQSFVPEDHSVTRLRTPQFEIAPGETVILMAKLTFGPIQSFNLALETPVELEASAFSSGIYHTAFYAFAIACLVFFFGFHAAMKNWIGFTYAVLFAVALGFIAFIDGLLFRFLYPDAPQWHSLAGFGFLFALSGVGLFVAGRSMRLDGRETILSLGVSSLSVLSVIGFVISLYSPGPYTALAAYILLGLVPVTTFMASNVWRRNEGDVQISSMIVAAISIVCVIGVLAFAVMGWANNSVLLPDAVKAAFAAMLLATMTSLTVHMMSLRRNHAKAVKAQIAALQEEARRSQELLEAEQNYSRARELASLRQRQLATASHDLKQPIASLRMSFDSISAEAAPELRSRMREAFDYMEQLSSDYLKQTTPDMPEDGEHEQSFADEGDPDKVEEAYELSLVLGTILQMFHEEAISKGLALHMVASSLTTQVPALAIMRIVSNLVSNAVKHTLTGRVLFGVRRRDHHAIIQVWDTGPGMSKAQRLAFRQAYRKGAGSDGHGLGLAVCFDLAKQHGLKLDVHSVPGKGTRFDLHVPVSM, encoded by the coding sequence ATGGCGGTTGACCTTCAGCCGGGCAGGGGAATTGCGGACCTTGAAAGGCATTTGTCTTTCCATGGCGACCCATCGGCGCGCCTTGGTACAATGCTACGGCGTTTCCGTGACGGTGCCTTTGAGACAGAAATGAAGGCATCACCGCGCTATCCCAATTCTGCCCCAATCGTCTGGGCGGCCGTCGAGATCGTCAATGCGACTCTGGATGATGGCCGCGCACCTGACCCGTTTGTTGTTACGCTTGCGCTGGCTTTGCCAACGGCAGTTGATATCTATGTCATTCGGGAAAGTGGTTTTACGGAAAGCCTGCTCAATTACACGGCCCGACAGTCCTTCGTGCCGGAAGACCATTCCGTTACACGCTTGAGAACACCACAATTCGAGATTGCCCCGGGCGAGACTGTGATCCTGATGGCAAAGCTGACTTTCGGCCCGATCCAGTCTTTCAATCTGGCTCTGGAAACACCCGTGGAACTGGAAGCGTCTGCATTTTCGTCTGGCATCTATCACACGGCATTCTATGCCTTTGCCATTGCCTGTCTTGTCTTCTTCTTCGGGTTTCATGCCGCGATGAAAAACTGGATCGGCTTTACTTATGCCGTTCTTTTTGCGGTCGCCCTGGGCTTCATTGCCTTCATCGACGGGTTGCTGTTCCGCTTCCTTTATCCCGATGCTCCGCAATGGCATTCCCTTGCCGGATTTGGTTTTCTTTTTGCCCTGTCCGGTGTCGGCCTTTTTGTGGCAGGTCGATCCATGCGGCTAGATGGACGCGAGACGATCCTGTCGCTGGGTGTCAGTTCACTGAGTGTGCTCTCCGTCATCGGTTTTGTGATCTCGCTCTATTCGCCCGGTCCCTATACCGCTCTGGCCGCCTATATCTTGCTTGGTCTGGTTCCCGTCACAACCTTCATGGCCAGCAATGTGTGGCGCAGGAATGAAGGCGATGTGCAGATCAGTTCCATGATTGTTGCAGCCATTTCCATTGTTTGCGTCATTGGCGTGCTGGCTTTTGCGGTGATGGGATGGGCGAACAATTCCGTGCTGCTGCCAGATGCGGTGAAAGCTGCCTTTGCCGCCATGTTGCTTGCGACAATGACCAGTCTGACAGTGCATATGATGAGCCTGCGCCGCAATCATGCAAAGGCGGTGAAAGCGCAGATTGCAGCCCTGCAGGAAGAGGCAAGGCGCAGTCAGGAATTGCTGGAAGCGGAGCAGAATTATTCCCGCGCGCGTGAACTGGCATCCCTGCGTCAAAGGCAGCTTGCAACTGCGTCCCATGATTTGAAGCAGCCCATTGCCTCATTGCGTATGAGCTTTGACAGTATTTCGGCAGAGGCCGCCCCTGAGCTGCGCAGTCGGATGCGAGAAGCATTCGACTATATGGAGCAACTCTCTTCCGACTATCTGAAACAGACCACGCCCGACATGCCTGAAGATGGCGAACATGAGCAGAGTTTTGCTGATGAGGGCGATCCCGACAAAGTCGAGGAAGCTTATGAGCTTTCGCTGGTATTGGGAACAATTCTGCAGATGTTCCATGAAGAGGCCATCTCGAAAGGGCTTGCTCTGCATATGGTGGCCTCTTCCCTGACGACACAGGTGCCTGCTCTTGCCATCATGCGTATTGTCAGCAATCTGGTCTCAAATGCCGTGAAACATACATTGACCGGGCGCGTGCTGTTTGGTGTGCGGCGGCGGGATCATCATGCAATCATTCAGGTATGGGATACAGGACCAGGCATGAGCAAGGCGCAGCGACTGGCATTTCGACAAGCCTACCGCAAAGGTGCCGGTTCGGACGGCCATGGCCTTGGCCTTGCCGTCTGCTTCGACCTTGCCAAGCAACACGGTCTGAAGCTGGATGTGCACTCAGTTCCCGGCAAGGGAACAAGGTTCGATCTGCATGTGCCGGTGTCCATGTGA
- a CDS encoding phosphohydrolase has product MPIFNDVSIPDSQMCKTALEFVKASHEPFLLNHVMRTYFFGSLAAQRASAKLDQEMFFLGAVMHDLGLVEDYVRDNRFEIDGANAAADFLLGAGYPDDKIEIVWDAIALHTTLGIPQSKRPEIGLVQLGAGIDVGVVPLEMLDSQFVDEVLVEYPRADFKNKMLERIAEVVGRKPHMTMHTFAEDILERHVEGHHRHNFCDAMHGSAFAE; this is encoded by the coding sequence ATGCCCATTTTCAATGATGTCTCCATTCCCGACAGTCAGATGTGCAAGACAGCACTGGAATTTGTCAAAGCCAGTCACGAGCCTTTTCTGCTCAACCATGTCATGCGGACCTACTTTTTCGGCTCACTGGCTGCGCAGCGGGCCTCTGCCAAACTGGATCAGGAGATGTTCTTTCTGGGAGCAGTGATGCATGATCTGGGGCTGGTGGAAGACTATGTACGCGACAATCGCTTTGAGATTGATGGCGCAAATGCAGCAGCCGACTTCCTTCTCGGGGCAGGCTATCCGGACGACAAGATCGAGATTGTCTGGGATGCCATTGCCCTGCACACCACATTGGGCATTCCCCAAAGCAAACGACCCGAAATCGGGTTGGTCCAACTGGGTGCTGGCATCGATGTCGGCGTGGTACCATTGGAAATGCTCGACAGCCAATTCGTCGATGAAGTGCTGGTCGAATATCCCCGTGCCGATTTCAAGAACAAAATGCTCGAACGCATTGCAGAGGTTGTTGGCCGCAAGCCCCATATGACCATGCACACCTTTGCCGAGGATATACTGGAACGTCATGTCGAGGGCCATCACCGCCACAATTTCTGCGATGCCATGCATGGCTCTGCCTTTGCCGAATGA
- a CDS encoding LysR substrate-binding domain-containing protein, translated as MQNLNSLSISSLRTIEVLARHSSMRSAAEELGVTVGALSQRLAKTEAALQQTLFVRSSTGLQPTDICIEIAPRLTSVFQELSNIVSDIRDNNQNTLTVTVATIIASRWLIWRIKKFTDQNPHISLRILPTNDVVDLENSEVDIGIRVGANFGSDDGVTKLLDKHVFPVCSPGIAAQIKTPADILKFPIIRENDEFIGWKPWLAEVGLSGQDLIPGPTYADGSLCLDAAMTGQGIFMAWEIVACDALERGLVVSPFDIRSDLGSSYWFACSKRSERNPSVRKFKSWLMDELECSLATWNKQSDSKDGPEG; from the coding sequence ATGCAAAATCTCAACAGCCTTTCGATCTCATCACTCAGAACCATAGAAGTGCTTGCCAGGCACAGCTCCATGCGCAGTGCAGCAGAAGAGCTGGGCGTGACGGTTGGCGCACTCAGCCAAAGACTGGCAAAAACAGAAGCTGCTTTGCAACAAACGCTGTTTGTGCGCTCCTCCACCGGACTGCAACCAACGGACATTTGCATTGAGATTGCCCCAAGACTGACATCAGTCTTTCAGGAATTGTCGAACATTGTCTCGGACATAAGGGACAACAACCAGAACACCCTGACGGTCACCGTTGCCACTATCATTGCAAGCCGTTGGCTTATATGGAGAATAAAGAAATTCACCGATCAGAATCCTCACATTTCCTTGCGTATTCTACCCACGAATGATGTGGTCGATCTGGAGAATTCCGAGGTTGACATCGGCATCCGGGTTGGAGCCAATTTTGGATCAGACGATGGTGTCACCAAATTGCTGGACAAGCACGTCTTTCCAGTCTGCTCGCCCGGCATTGCCGCACAAATCAAAACACCCGCAGATATCTTGAAATTTCCGATCATTCGCGAGAATGACGAATTCATAGGTTGGAAGCCATGGCTCGCTGAAGTCGGTCTTTCAGGACAAGATCTGATCCCCGGCCCCACCTATGCGGACGGCTCTTTGTGTTTAGATGCAGCGATGACCGGACAAGGGATCTTCATGGCATGGGAAATCGTTGCTTGCGATGCTTTGGAGCGAGGATTGGTTGTCTCTCCCTTCGACATACGATCAGACCTCGGGTCAAGCTATTGGTTTGCCTGCAGCAAACGATCCGAGCGCAATCCAAGTGTCAGGAAGTTCAAATCCTGGCTGATGGATGAGCTCGAATGTTCATTGGCAACCTGGAACAAACAGTCTGATAGCAAAGATGGTCCAGAAGGATGA
- a CDS encoding response regulator, producing MRHDRYYAIVADDHAIVRAGLKDALEKPGLVEQDGIKVVAEAGDGLSAIAEVRKHRPELLLLDVSMPLAGGVEVLVEVRRWSPDTKVVVLTGVSAVGLISELIEAGVDGLFSKASSNEEMYEKLPNILRGGRHIAKQFLDVLEENPKPAILTDRERQTLNMIIRGRSNKEIAEGLGISVKTVDKHRTSLMQKLKVHSVPQLMALALKEGMIDASLEL from the coding sequence ATGAGACATGACCGATATTATGCTATTGTTGCAGACGATCACGCAATAGTGCGCGCCGGATTGAAAGATGCACTGGAAAAACCCGGACTGGTTGAACAGGACGGCATCAAGGTTGTCGCCGAAGCGGGGGATGGCCTGAGTGCGATCGCAGAGGTGCGAAAACACCGCCCTGAACTATTGTTGCTGGATGTATCCATGCCGCTTGCCGGGGGTGTCGAAGTTCTGGTGGAGGTGCGTCGCTGGTCGCCGGATACCAAGGTTGTGGTATTGACCGGCGTCTCGGCTGTCGGCCTGATAAGCGAGCTGATCGAAGCCGGCGTTGATGGTCTCTTCTCCAAGGCATCCTCCAACGAAGAAATGTATGAAAAGCTGCCCAATATTCTTAGGGGTGGTCGCCATATTGCAAAGCAATTTCTTGATGTTCTTGAAGAAAATCCCAAACCGGCCATCCTGACCGACCGGGAACGCCAAACGCTCAACATGATCATCAGAGGACGTTCGAACAAGGAAATCGCCGAAGGTCTGGGCATCAGCGTCAAAACCGTCGATAAACACCGCACCAGTCTGATGCAAAAACTCAAGGTTCATTCTGTTCCTCAATTGATGGCACTGGCCCTGAAAGAAGGCATGATCGACGCCTCTCTTGAGCTTTAG
- a CDS encoding ArsR/SmtB family transcription factor, giving the protein MNNDEQLDAIFSALAHPTRRAILARLAKGTATVNELAEPFDATLPAISKHIRVLEAAGLVSRGKEAQFRPCVLDTQPLQTVASWTDQYRFIWEGRFDAMDRILQGMKEPPNEQ; this is encoded by the coding sequence ATGAATAATGACGAACAACTTGACGCAATTTTCTCTGCATTGGCCCACCCAACGCGGCGCGCCATTTTGGCACGGCTGGCCAAAGGCACCGCAACCGTGAATGAACTGGCAGAACCATTCGACGCGACATTGCCAGCGATTTCCAAACATATCCGGGTGCTGGAAGCTGCAGGTCTGGTTTCTCGCGGCAAAGAGGCACAATTCCGCCCCTGTGTCCTGGACACACAGCCGTTGCAGACCGTTGCGAGCTGGACTGACCAATATCGCTTCATCTGGGAAGGTCGCTTCGACGCAATGGACCGAATTCTACAAGGAATGAAGGAACCGCCGAATGAGCAATGA
- a CDS encoding TetR/AcrR family transcriptional regulator — MNKRGRPRQFDEDAVNEAMQDLFLRQGFAATSLDDIAKVTSLNRPSLYRAFGNKEDMYLGCLRHRTEELAAELGGVFVEAESFEAALWGFYAGLIEYYYEAGDDRGLGCLVFSNAIADAPSNDQIRAYLGETLERVRRAITRCVQKHHPDCPDAQLNAATELALSVFLSLGTRTRSGQERASVECATRASVKAIAGLVG; from the coding sequence ATGAATAAACGTGGACGCCCGAGGCAGTTTGATGAAGATGCGGTCAATGAGGCGATGCAGGATCTGTTCCTGCGGCAAGGCTTTGCGGCAACGTCGCTGGATGACATAGCAAAGGTCACCAGTTTGAACCGGCCCAGCCTCTACAGAGCGTTTGGCAACAAGGAAGACATGTATCTGGGTTGTCTGCGGCACCGAACCGAGGAATTGGCTGCTGAGCTTGGTGGGGTGTTTGTGGAGGCCGAGAGTTTCGAAGCTGCGCTTTGGGGCTTTTATGCCGGGCTGATCGAGTATTATTACGAGGCAGGAGACGATAGAGGGCTTGGTTGCCTTGTCTTTTCAAATGCGATAGCTGATGCCCCTTCCAACGATCAGATCAGGGCGTATCTGGGAGAGACGTTGGAGCGAGTTCGCCGGGCCATTACACGCTGTGTGCAAAAGCATCACCCTGATTGTCCTGATGCGCAATTGAACGCGGCCACCGAACTGGCTCTTTCGGTCTTTCTTTCCCTTGGCACCCGCACGCGCAGCGGACAGGAACGAGCCAGTGTAGAATGCGCAACCCGCGCCTCGGTCAAGGCAATTGCCGGCTTGGTCGGGTAG
- a CDS encoding TetR/AcrR family transcriptional regulator produces MKRATQQRTLKTREQLISSAREIVINVGYEALRVEEVVKGAKVAKGTFFAHFKDKDALMDILIGEKIDDVLNEMEAKPHFRTVEELVDSTMPLLCFISSERYVFDVFLRLSGALAVEEIGNIATTIYRHERILVNQLKDNPFRQDVSTDLLSEGIQSFCINAVALSFCALHSDKDIRNRLTTYLNAWLCPH; encoded by the coding sequence ATGAAACGAGCCACGCAACAAAGAACCTTGAAGACACGAGAACAGCTCATCAGCTCTGCTCGTGAAATAGTGATCAATGTCGGATATGAGGCTTTGCGTGTCGAAGAGGTTGTCAAAGGTGCCAAGGTTGCGAAAGGCACATTCTTTGCCCATTTCAAGGACAAAGACGCCTTGATGGACATTCTCATTGGAGAAAAAATTGATGATGTCCTCAATGAAATGGAAGCAAAGCCTCATTTCAGAACGGTCGAAGAACTCGTAGATAGCACGATGCCATTACTGTGCTTCATATCAAGCGAGCGATATGTATTTGATGTATTCCTGCGACTGTCTGGCGCGCTTGCAGTTGAGGAAATTGGAAATATTGCCACTACGATCTATCGACACGAGCGAATTCTAGTCAATCAGTTGAAAGACAATCCATTTCGACAAGATGTTTCGACCGACTTACTGTCGGAAGGAATTCAGTCCTTTTGCATCAATGCGGTGGCATTGAGTTTTTGTGCTCTGCATAGTGATAAGGATATCAGGAATAGACTGACGACCTATCTAAATGCTTGGCTTTGCCCTCATTAG
- a CDS encoding FMN-dependent NADH-azoreductase, producing the protein MPKILYVEASPRKERSASIEVATAHIEQIKKKHPDTEVRKLDVWNMELPDFTGHIMDAKYAALSGVELSLAQKDAWEKIQELAASFFWSDHIVFSIPLWNFGIPYKLKHLIDVISQKDILFSVTEDGLEGLLGKKKVTAIYARGLNFDTDSLTPARNFDFQKPYMEMWFRFIGISNWESIVIEKTLFGPEVDHDARAEARLAASEKADLLW; encoded by the coding sequence TTGCCAAAAATTTTATATGTCGAAGCGTCTCCAAGAAAGGAACGTTCAGCCAGTATCGAAGTCGCAACTGCTCACATTGAGCAAATAAAGAAGAAACACCCGGACACCGAGGTTCGGAAGCTTGATGTATGGAATATGGAGCTACCGGACTTCACTGGACATATCATGGACGCGAAATATGCAGCATTAAGCGGTGTAGAACTTTCGCTTGCTCAGAAAGATGCCTGGGAGAAAATTCAGGAACTGGCTGCGTCATTTTTTTGGTCAGATCATATTGTGTTTTCCATTCCTCTTTGGAATTTTGGAATACCATATAAACTCAAGCACCTGATTGATGTGATCTCTCAAAAGGATATTCTGTTTTCGGTGACGGAAGATGGACTGGAGGGGTTGTTGGGAAAAAAGAAAGTCACAGCTATTTATGCGCGTGGCCTTAACTTTGACACAGATTCCCTGACACCAGCGCGTAATTTCGACTTCCAAAAGCCCTATATGGAGATGTGGTTTCGCTTTATTGGGATAAGCAATTGGGAGTCCATTGTCATCGAAAAAACTCTCTTTGGACCTGAGGTTGATCACGATGCTCGCGCCGAAGCGCGGCTGGCGGCGAGCGAGAAAGCTGACTTGCTGTGGTGA
- a CDS encoding SH3 domain-containing protein: MRAVMTSLLITAITFLIAGLNIPTKAMSADDNRMCVKLAMGKMLPVRAGPGLRFAVIGQLPAGDCSLKLSNFCEGNWCKVSVGQIAGWVHIGYLYPAK; this comes from the coding sequence ATGCGTGCCGTGATGACATCCCTGCTGATCACCGCCATCACCTTCCTCATTGCAGGCCTGAACATACCGACAAAAGCGATGTCAGCGGACGACAACCGCATGTGTGTGAAGCTCGCCATGGGCAAGATGCTCCCCGTGCGCGCAGGGCCAGGATTGCGATTTGCTGTGATTGGTCAGCTGCCCGCTGGCGATTGCTCGCTCAAACTCAGCAATTTCTGTGAAGGCAATTGGTGCAAAGTGAGCGTTGGACAAATTGCAGGATGGGTTCACATAGGCTACCTTTACCCTGCAAAATAG